A window of Candidatus Pantoea floridensis contains these coding sequences:
- a CDS encoding DNA polymerase III subunit psi yields MSTRRDWLLQQMGITQYQLRRPRVLQGEIAVTLLPDTRLVLVAEQAPTLQEPLIRDVLRALNIQPAQVMALTPEQLQMLPEQVDCAGWLLGVESEHPFNGITFNTAVFNELISSGAAKRALWQQMCNHDSHLFSHP; encoded by the coding sequence ATGAGCACAAGGCGCGACTGGCTTCTACAGCAAATGGGGATCACGCAGTATCAGCTGCGGCGTCCGCGCGTGCTGCAAGGGGAAATTGCCGTCACGCTTTTGCCCGATACGCGTTTAGTGTTGGTAGCCGAACAGGCGCCGACGCTGCAAGAACCGCTGATTCGCGACGTGCTGCGTGCGCTGAATATCCAACCTGCGCAGGTGATGGCGCTAACGCCCGAACAGCTGCAAATGCTGCCGGAGCAGGTGGATTGCGCCGGCTGGTTGCTGGGCGTGGAGAGCGAGCATCCCTTTAACGGCATTACCTTCAATACCGCCGTTTTTAATGAACTGATCAGCAGCGGCGCGGCAAAACGCGCCCTGTGGCAACAGATGTGTAACCATGACAGCCATCTCTTTAGTCACCCCTGA
- the rsmC gene encoding 16S rRNA (guanine(1207)-N(2))-methyltransferase RsmC, protein MSAFTPASEVILRHSDEFTARHVLFAGDLQDDLPAQLETASSRVHTQQYHHWQNLSHRLGERAVYSMVATAADVEGCDTLVYYWSKNKPEAQFQLQNLLSLLPVGCDIFVVGENRSGVRSAEGMLEAWATLEKVDSARRCGLYHGRLDKQPTFDASSYGNTYQLDDLTIHTLPGVFSRDGLDIGSELLLSTLTPHFRGKVLDIGCGSGVLATVMAKVSPRVRLWLCDVHAAAIEASKATLAANELEGEVFASNVFSDVTGRFDMIISNPPFHDGLQTSLDAANTLIRGALKHLNSGGELRIVANAFLPYPQILDETFGNHEVLAQTGRFKVYRAVYGRGAKTR, encoded by the coding sequence ATGTCTGCTTTTACCCCGGCCAGCGAAGTGATTCTGCGCCACAGTGATGAATTTACCGCCCGCCACGTGTTGTTTGCTGGCGACCTGCAGGATGACCTGCCCGCCCAGCTAGAAACCGCGTCGAGCCGCGTGCATACCCAGCAATATCATCACTGGCAGAACCTTAGCCATCGCCTCGGTGAACGTGCGGTTTACAGCATGGTTGCCACGGCGGCAGATGTTGAAGGCTGCGATACGCTGGTCTATTACTGGTCGAAAAACAAACCCGAAGCGCAGTTCCAGCTGCAAAACCTGCTGTCGCTGCTGCCGGTTGGCTGCGATATCTTCGTGGTGGGTGAAAACCGCAGCGGCGTGCGCAGCGCCGAAGGCATGCTGGAAGCGTGGGCAACGCTGGAGAAAGTCGACAGCGCGCGCCGTTGCGGCCTGTATCACGGTCGTCTCGACAAGCAGCCAACCTTTGACGCCAGCAGCTATGGCAATACTTATCAGCTCGACGATCTGACTATTCACACTTTGCCGGGCGTGTTCAGCCGCGATGGTCTGGATATCGGCAGCGAGCTGCTGCTCTCCACGCTGACGCCGCACTTCCGTGGTAAGGTGCTGGATATCGGCTGCGGCAGCGGCGTGCTGGCGACCGTGATGGCCAAAGTTTCGCCGCGCGTGCGTTTATGGCTGTGTGATGTGCATGCCGCCGCCATTGAAGCCAGTAAAGCGACGCTGGCGGCGAATGAATTGGAAGGTGAAGTGTTCGCCAGTAACGTGTTCTCTGACGTAACCGGCCGTTTTGACATGATCATCTCCAACCCGCCGTTCCATGATGGTCTGCAAACCAGTCTTGATGCCGCCAACACGCTGATTCGCGGCGCGTTGAAGCATCTGAACAGCGGCGGCGAACTGCGCATTGTGGCCAACGCCTTCCTACCGTATCCACAGATTCTGGATGAAACTTTCGGCAACCATGAAGTGCTGGCGCAAACCGGCCGCTTTAAGGTGTATCGTGCCGTCTATGGTCGCGGCGCCAAAACGCGTTAA
- a CDS encoding DUF1435 domain-containing protein: MIVAMMAACGLWGVSWIMGKRLDSGWGVLLPCAAMPVFALWEPSFSQWRVVMIVALLLTIVMLFHHRLRHYLLLPSCLALAGGLAAVSVNFHVI; the protein is encoded by the coding sequence ATGATCGTGGCGATGATGGCCGCCTGCGGCTTATGGGGGGTGAGCTGGATAATGGGTAAGCGTCTGGACAGTGGCTGGGGTGTGTTATTGCCGTGTGCAGCGATGCCGGTTTTTGCCCTGTGGGAACCCAGCTTTAGCCAGTGGCGCGTGGTGATGATCGTGGCGCTGTTGCTGACCATCGTGATGCTGTTTCACCATCGTCTGCGCCACTATTTACTGCTGCCTTCTTGCCTGGCTTTAGCCGGCGGTTTAGCCGCAGTCTCGGTCAATTTCCACGTTATTTAA
- a CDS encoding GGDEF domain-containing protein, which yields MKLQSYEELKHSKYRLSLMLFLFLNVAVSLFCLLPFLGSDNPVRSLPVALVAGCSTTLLLICLMVSKQKLPLLNPVAFLLGALWAWHINLRYHLVYYFDGSFLIISLLSVFFISAIALSDYLIAFCLHITPPVLTVLLLDDGQHLMMILFTIMLPLIGFSLHHLMRRRFDTFTLRLVSQLYEEKESFSDLSMLDPLTGLYNRRGLKNRLDNIMENHAGSHFVLLLDIDHFKAYNDNYGHAMGDQALARVSVAIRDAVRSRDVVTRYGGEEFLVLLTNVNASIAMKLAERIRQYVVDLEIPHRFNEKVSTHVTVSAGIAPIYAEDFEQAVSNADRALYVAKNQGRNTILAWEDLPKVAQVSNELT from the coding sequence ATGAAATTACAATCTTATGAAGAGTTGAAACACAGTAAATATCGGCTGTCGCTGATGCTTTTTCTGTTTCTTAATGTCGCCGTTTCGCTTTTTTGTCTGCTGCCATTTTTAGGCAGTGATAATCCCGTACGATCGCTGCCGGTCGCGCTGGTAGCGGGCTGTAGTACCACACTGCTGCTTATTTGCTTAATGGTGTCAAAACAAAAATTGCCGCTATTAAATCCTGTCGCATTTCTATTAGGCGCATTATGGGCATGGCATATTAACCTCAGATATCATCTGGTTTACTATTTTGATGGCAGCTTTTTAATAATTAGCCTGTTAAGCGTCTTTTTTATCAGTGCCATTGCCTTAAGTGATTATTTGATCGCATTTTGTTTACACATTACACCGCCCGTATTAACAGTATTGTTATTGGACGATGGGCAGCATTTAATGATGATCCTCTTCACGATTATGCTGCCGTTAATCGGATTTTCACTCCACCATTTAATGCGACGCCGCTTTGATACCTTTACGCTGCGCCTGGTCAGCCAGCTGTATGAGGAGAAAGAGAGCTTTAGTGATTTGAGTATGCTTGATCCCCTCACCGGCTTATATAACCGTCGCGGACTGAAGAATCGTCTTGATAACATCATGGAAAACCACGCAGGCAGCCACTTTGTGCTGCTGCTGGATATCGACCATTTCAAAGCCTACAACGACAATTACGGCCATGCGATGGGCGATCAGGCACTGGCGCGCGTCTCCGTGGCGATTCGTGATGCGGTGCGTTCACGCGATGTCGTAACACGCTACGGTGGCGAAGAGTTTCTGGTGCTGTTAACCAACGTAAATGCCTCTATTGCGATGAAGCTGGCCGAACGCATTCGTCAGTACGTCGTCGATTTGGAAATCCCTCACCGCTTTAATGAAAAGGTTTCCACGCACGTTACCGTGAGTGCCGGCATCGCACCGATTTATGCTGAGGACTTTGAGCAAGCGGTGTCCAATGCGGACCGCGCGCTCTATGTGGCGAAAAATCAGGGGCGCAATACCATTCTTGCCTGGGAAGATTTGCCGAAAGTGGCGCAGGTGAGTAACGAGCTGACATAA
- the fhuF gene encoding siderophore-iron reductase FhuF, with protein MAIITRQDHRYSEHPLIFMQSDRSLASALEDLMRDQRSYMLDNLKLGQPAPAGTLTLAEWSNPVHFRRLTQRYSDYLYRDHPDVQQEAKPLQSLWAQWYFGLLLPPLMMALLLEPRALNCSPHLIHVEFHENGHPCAFWIDVQEDEDARYLNGQQRIDRLIQQCLIPAVNGMAQHGDINAKLIWNNMGYSFYWFLGELKNQLPQHTVLQLEQALFFSKSLRDGSDNPLYRTMIPRNGEMERRSCCQRYRIPDVERCGNCTLKAV; from the coding sequence ATGGCCATCATCACGCGTCAGGATCATCGCTACAGCGAGCATCCCCTGATCTTCATGCAGAGCGACCGCAGCTTAGCGAGCGCGCTGGAAGATCTGATGCGCGATCAACGCAGCTATATGCTGGACAACCTCAAGCTGGGCCAACCGGCACCTGCCGGAACCTTAACGCTAGCCGAGTGGTCGAATCCCGTTCACTTTCGCCGCCTGACGCAGCGCTACAGCGATTACCTCTACCGCGACCATCCCGATGTTCAGCAGGAAGCCAAGCCGCTGCAGTCGCTGTGGGCGCAATGGTATTTTGGCTTGTTGTTGCCGCCGCTAATGATGGCGCTATTGCTGGAGCCGCGTGCGTTGAACTGCTCGCCGCATCTGATTCACGTTGAATTCCACGAAAACGGACACCCCTGCGCTTTCTGGATCGATGTGCAGGAAGATGAAGACGCGCGCTATCTCAATGGGCAGCAGCGCATCGATCGCCTGATTCAGCAATGCCTGATTCCTGCGGTCAACGGTATGGCCCAGCACGGCGATATCAACGCCAAACTCATCTGGAACAACATGGGCTATTCGTTTTACTGGTTTCTTGGCGAGCTAAAAAACCAGCTGCCGCAACACACAGTGTTACAACTCGAGCAGGCGCTGTTTTTCAGCAAATCGCTGCGGGATGGCAGTGATAACCCGTTGTACCGCACCATGATCCCGCGTAATGGCGAAATGGAGCGACGCAGCTGCTGTCAGCGCTATCGTATCCCCGACGTTGAGCGCTGCGGTAACTGCACGTTAAAAGCGGTGTAA
- a CDS encoding YbaK/EbsC family protein, with the protein MSLESVRHFFAEHAPDIDIIEMPESTATVELAARVHGVMPGQIAKTLSLKVKDEVVLIVTRGDARLDNRKLKAALGAKARMLSVDEVVNWTGHPVGGVCPFGLENPLTVYCDVTLRSFEEVLPAAGSIHSAVRISPQRMADLTAAKWIDVCEAL; encoded by the coding sequence ATGAGCCTGGAGTCGGTACGGCACTTCTTTGCCGAACATGCACCGGATATCGACATCATCGAGATGCCGGAAAGCACCGCCACCGTTGAGCTGGCCGCACGCGTACATGGCGTTATGCCGGGGCAGATTGCCAAAACCTTGTCGCTAAAAGTGAAAGATGAAGTGGTGCTGATTGTGACGCGTGGCGATGCACGCCTCGACAACCGCAAGCTCAAGGCGGCGCTCGGCGCCAAAGCGCGCATGTTAAGCGTGGATGAAGTGGTGAACTGGACCGGACATCCGGTGGGCGGCGTGTGCCCGTTCGGGCTGGAAAACCCGCTGACCGTCTATTGCGATGTCACGCTACGCAGCTTCGAAGAAGTGTTGCCAGCAGCCGGATCGATTCATAGTGCAGTACGCATTTCACCGCAGCGTATGGCAGATCTCACCGCGGCAAAATGGATTGACGTCTGCGAGGCGCTTTAA
- a CDS encoding MFS transporter, with product MFNWTATQRNVAFASFASWTLDAFDFFILVFVLSDLAQYFHTSVSDVSIAIMLTLAVRPIGALIFGRLAEKYGRRPILMLNIVMFSLFELLSAWSPNFAAFLGFRVIYGVAMGGIWGVASSLAMETIPDRSRGLMSGIFQAGYPCGYLLASVIFGLFFETVGWRGMFLIGALPILLLPFIYFKVPESPVWLAARERKESTALLPIIRKHWKICIYMVLLMACFNFFSHGTQDLYPTFLKVQHQFDPHTVSIIAISYNIAAMLGGITFGALSERIGRKKAIILASFLALPVLPLWAFSSGSWMIGIGAFLMQFMVQGAWGVVPTYLTELVPANARAVLPGFVYQLGNLIASVNATVQSRIAEAHGGNYGLGMAIVAGTVAVLICVLVAFGRETRGIEISGAAARETR from the coding sequence ATGTTTAACTGGACTGCGACCCAGCGCAACGTGGCTTTTGCCAGTTTCGCGAGTTGGACGCTGGATGCGTTCGACTTCTTTATCTTAGTGTTTGTGCTTAGCGATCTTGCCCAATATTTCCACACCAGCGTCTCCGACGTTTCCATTGCCATCATGCTTACGCTGGCGGTTCGCCCGATTGGCGCACTGATCTTTGGACGTCTGGCGGAGAAATATGGTCGTCGGCCGATTCTGATGCTGAATATCGTTATGTTTTCGCTGTTTGAGCTGCTGTCGGCGTGGTCACCTAATTTCGCAGCATTCCTGGGTTTCCGGGTGATTTATGGCGTCGCAATGGGCGGGATTTGGGGCGTAGCGTCGTCGCTGGCGATGGAAACGATTCCGGATCGCTCACGCGGTTTAATGTCGGGTATTTTCCAGGCCGGTTATCCGTGCGGCTATCTGCTGGCTTCCGTGATTTTTGGTCTGTTTTTCGAAACGGTTGGCTGGCGCGGAATGTTCCTGATTGGCGCGTTGCCGATTCTGCTGCTGCCGTTCATCTACTTTAAAGTTCCAGAATCCCCGGTATGGTTGGCGGCGCGTGAACGCAAAGAGAGTACCGCCTTGCTGCCGATCATTCGTAAACATTGGAAAATCTGCATCTACATGGTGCTGCTGATGGCCTGCTTTAACTTCTTCAGCCATGGCACGCAGGATCTGTATCCCACTTTCCTGAAAGTGCAGCATCAGTTCGATCCGCACACCGTCAGTATTATCGCCATTAGCTACAATATCGCGGCAATGCTGGGCGGGATCACTTTTGGTGCGCTGTCGGAGCGTATTGGCCGCAAGAAAGCCATTATTCTGGCGTCGTTCCTTGCGCTGCCGGTGTTACCGCTGTGGGCATTTTCTAGCGGTTCCTGGATGATAGGCATCGGCGCATTTCTGATGCAGTTTATGGTGCAGGGCGCGTGGGGCGTGGTACCGACTTATCTCACCGAACTGGTGCCCGCTAATGCGCGCGCGGTGCTGCCGGGCTTTGTTTATCAGTTGGGTAACCTGATCGCCTCGGTTAATGCGACGGTGCAATCACGCATCGCCGAGGCGCACGGCGGCAATTATGGCCTGGGCATGGCGATTGTGGCCGGGACGGTGGCGGTACTGATCTGCGTCTTAGTGGCGTTTGGTCGCGAGACGCGCGGCATCGAAATTTCCGGTGCTGCCGCGCGCGAGACGCGTTAA